The stretch of DNA GGATGATCGCCCTCGACAAATGGTATGCTATGAACACGGAAAACCTGCAAAAACCAAGTATAAAGTTTTAAAACGCAAAGACCATAAAACTTTGATTCAGTTTTTTCCAATTACGGGTCGAACGCATCAATTGCGAATGCATGCTTCGCATCATTTAGGACTTAATACACCTATTGTCGGTGACGACCTATACGGAACAAAAGCCAATCGTTTACATTTACATGCCGAATATTTAGAATTTACGCACCCCAAGACAAAAGAATTAATGAAATTTCAGGTGGAACCAAATTTTAATCTCTAATTTTGTAAGATAATACGGACAATGGAAGAAAATAAATTAACAATTCGAGATGTAATTTACCGTGATATGGATGCCTTAATCATGGCAAAATTAAAAAATGATGGAAACATATCATTGGATGATTTAATTGATATTGCATCTTACTTAGCTGCCAGTTTATTTCGCATACGATGGCAACAAAAAGGGGAATTAACGGAAGAAGAAGTAAGTATAGTATTAGGAAATATTGGTAATTTCTGCCACGAACATTTCGGAGAAAACTTTACGCAAAATGATTATAACAAAATCGTTAAGATTTCTCAATTGTTGTTACAAAAACCAACATTTGATGAAGACTCTAAAACGTTTTTTGAAGAAATAACAAAGGCTAACGATTAACGTTAGCCTTTTTTTATGTGGTAATTTTAATTGAATTTTTATGTAAAAAATCGATAACTTTTTCATTAAATATCTGCGGTTGATCCACATTCACGACATGCCCACAATTTTCAACGATATACAATTGTGCCGATTGGTAATGTTCTTTGACCAATTTCTGTATGGTTGGTAAGAACATATGGTCTTCATCCCCCATGATATAAAACGTAGGAATATTAATTTCCACTTGTCTAAACCATTTCAATAATGGATTAATATCAGCAGTTAATTTAAACCATTTTAAAAACTCTTTTTGATAGAGTTTTTTAGCCTCATTGACAAATAGATTTCGAGATTCCTTATGCGATTGTTTAGGCATAATGGCAAAAGCAAAAATGCGATAAAGCAATAAATAAGGGATGACATTTTTAAAGAGATTACCCACCTTCATTAAAAATTGTCCTCTCGTATTCATTTTCATCACGGCACCCCCCATAACCATGGATAGAATGCGTTGAGGATAATCTTCCGCGATTTGTCGGATAATAATCGTCCCTAAAGAAATGCCTACAAAATGGGACTTTTCAATGCTTAAATGATCCAAAACTTCAATCACATCTTTGGATACCGATTGGAAAGTATAACGGGATTCGAACAAAGACTTTAAATTATTTTTTGATCGACCATGTCCTCTTAAATCCACCATCAAAACATTAAAATGTTTTCGAAATTCTCGTATTTGTTTAAACCATATGGTAGAACTTCCTCCTGCTCCATGAACAAAAGTTACCCAATCTTGGCTTGAATCATGCTTATAAATTGTATGTGCTAACAAATTTGTAAGTTCTTATTTGCGTTAATTAATAGATAAAGTCAACCTCTACCTTACAAAAAGTAAACCTTTTTGTAAATTTTCGTTTATTTTTTTTGATAATAAACTTCATTGACATCGGTAGCTTTTATAAACTCGCTTTTTGATTGTTCTTCTATTCGATCTAGAAATAATTTCCCAATCAAATGATCATATTCATGTTGAAAAATTACAGCTGTAAAGCCTTCGATGATTTCTTCATATTGATTTCCTTCCAAATCAAAATAATTCAACTGAAGAGCCAAGCTACGGTAGACCTTACCAAATTGATCCGGAATCGAAAGACACCCTTCGCGACCATGACGCATAATCGACGATAACCAAGTTATTTTGGGATTAATATAAAATTCAAAAGGTTGTCCTTCTTTATCAAAACGTTGAACCCATATGGCATTTCGATTAATTCCTACTTGAGGTGCAGCAATTCCAACACCTTTTGATAATTCGTCTTGCACCGTTGCATACATTCGCTCTGAAAGAAGTAATGTCAAAGGATCTTTGGGGTCTAAATCTTTGGATACATCCCTTAAAATTTTAGTATCCGAAGCGGAGGTTGTAAGTAAAACACGCATGGGTGTTTTACTGGATTTAGCTTTTATTAAAGCCATTTCATCTTTTGTCAGTTTTTCGTAGTCTTGTGTCATAGGTTGAGCAATAAGGGCAACTGAACTGAAAAAAAGAAAAATGGTTAAGATTTTTCTCATTTTTTTCGAATTAAAGCATCGATTGAATATTTTCCAGCTCCTGATAAAAATAATGCTAAATAATTAATTAAGAAGAATAAACCAGATTCTTTTTTACTAAAATCATGATCAAGATGAACTACAAATACAGCAACTATCATCGTTATGATTAAGGGTATTGCCGCTAACCGTGTAAATAAACCTATCAGAATAAAAAAGGCACACAGTATTTCTGCAAAAACGGTTAAAATTAATGACATTTCTACTCCTAATCCGATGGGATCTGCAAATTCAAAGGTTCCATTGACAAGTTTAAACAACTTGCCCCACCCATGTGTTAACATAAAACCTCCGGCAGCAATTCGAATAAATAAAAGCGATAAATCAATGGCAGTCGTTTGATTTCCAGTCAAAGAAAATTTTGTACTCATGTTGTATTTTTTATCAAATATATCGAAATCAGACATACAAAATTAAAAATGCCGTTTTAATCCTATAAATTCTTACATTTATGATGCGATAAAAATTACTGTAATGATGAAAAAAATAAGCGCACTATGTATTTTGATTAGTAGTCTAGCTTTTGGACAAGGGATTGGCGTTTCTGACACATCACTGAAGAGTTCGCCTAAAACTATTGAAGAATCGAATTCGAAAGCCATTATTCGAGCGAATATCATCGAAGACTATATCCAAGAATATCATACAAAAACAATGTACAATTCGAATCAATCCATCGCTACGGTAGAGCATTATTCAAGTGAGGGAGATTTAGCTTTTACTGAAAAATATACGTACGACGAACAAGGGAAATTGATGATGATTGAAGGTATTAATCCTGATGAAACCCTTACAATCATTAAGGATTATGAATATTCACCCGATGGATATAAAGAAATCACCAGTGAAAATGAGGTCATTGTTAAGGAAATCGAATTTACAACTGATTCAAGTGGTAAAGTTTTAAGTGAAAAAGAAATTGCTTTTCATCAAGGGAATCAGATCACTGAGCGTTTTCATACGTACAAAAACGATCAACTCATACAATCCAAAGTAACATATGGTAAAGATGGTCATATTATCACCTATAAGTATGATGCAAAAGGGCAATTAATTGAAGATGTCATTGTGGATTTAAAAAATAAACCCATTTCTAAAAAAAGACGTCGATTTGATGAAAACAACAATATCGTAGAAGAAAACTTATATGATATGAATGGGCGTTTAAAAACCAATAATCGTATCCTGTATGAATATGATGAAAAAGGCAATTGGACGAAAAGGACTCAATACGCCAATCAGCATGAAGAACCCATTTCCAACACTATAAGAACGATAAGGTATTAATTTTAATACCTTTTTTTTTGGCTATATAAAAAAAAATGTTATTTTTAATACAACCAATGAATAAACTATGAGTTTTGAAATTAGCATACAAGAATTTAATCGGCAATTTCAGCTTTATCAAAAAAAAGATCGCTACAATTTAAATCTTCACGAATTTGATTTAAATCATTTTATTGTGATGTTTTTTAATGAAGAAATCGAAGATCTTTTTATCAAATACGCTTGCAAAGAAAAAAATGACATTAAGAAATGTCGAATTAATTTAACTTCCTTTAGTGACTTCTTTGAGAGTGTAGAAAACCTTCTGCATTACCATGTTTTAGAAGTCAATGGTTATTTTACAAAATTAGATTTATATTTTATTGCGCAGCCCCAGCTTATTGAAGTCAATTACATTACACGTGAGCTGATTTTCGAAGTGGTTGATCGATTATTGAATGGTGTCGATTGCAATTATAAATCCCGTTTAAAAACGGAATTACTGATTAATATGGAGTTTGATTAATTCTTTAACATTAATTACTTAACTTTCTTTATTTCAATTTCTTTCTCTTAAATTTAGGTAAAATCTTTACTACACATAACAAAATCTAAACTAACCAAACCTATTACATATGAATATTTTTATCCTCGACCAGCATAAAATAGTCATAGATGGTCTTATTGCAATCCTCAACAAAAGGAAGGGATTCAATGTAAAAGGCTATGCAACTAATATAGCTGATGCGATTTGCTGGTTAAATGAAAATGATGTTGACTTGCTCATTACAGAAGTTGTATTCAGCAATGATGATGCTTTAGAACTTCTGAAACCACTGCGTAAAAACAAAAAAGAAATCAAAATCTTAATTTTAACAGGCGACAATCGCATAAAGAAAATTCAGGAATTGTTTAAATTGGGTGTAAATGGTTTTATTGAAAAGCATAATGAAACCAAGCAATTCATCGAAGCCTTGAATTGCATTAAAAGAGGTCAATCTTATATTGGAGAAGATTTAAGAAATAAAATTATTGAAAATTTTAGTCAGTCAAAACCGCAAGAAAGTGAAAACATCAATGAAATTCTAAACAGTATCACCAATCGGGAACTGGAAATTATTAAATTGATTTGTGATGGATGGAACAGCAAAGAGATTTCTTCTCAATTATTCATTAGTTTCAATACGGTAGAAACCCATCGAAAACGAATTTTTCAAAAATTAAAAATCAAAAATTCAATTGCATTGCTCCGATTTGCGATAAAGCACGATTTGATTGAATAAACCATAAAGAAACCCTTCAAAAGCTGAAGGGTTTCCTTATTAAAAATGTAACCTATTCCCAATCGGGCATCCAAGCATTTGAAAACAATAGTGTTCTATTGCTTTCTTCTGCAATGGAAAGCTTATAGATCGATCGCTCTGATAAACCATCGTTTGATGTTTGCGTAAAAATGACTTCAGCATCATTCGGAGAGAATCTAGGATCGAGATCTAAAAACCCGTTTGGTTTTTGCGATAATTCTGATAAGTCAACGGTTTCATTCGTTGCCAAATCATAAATAAATATTCTTGTATCCAATTGACGATAATTTGAACTTTGATACCCGGATACATCATGGGTATAGAGAAGCTTTTGCCCGTTCGTTGAGAAATCTAAACCGCCCATGGCACCATTTACATTTTCAAGAATCGTTTGGATGGTATTTCCTGCTCTATCAATTAACGTAATTTTGGATTGGTATCCATCCATCCCATTCGTTTTTAATGCGATTTTTGTTCCGTCGGTACTCCATGCACATTCGGTGATTAAACTTCCATCTCCTGTTGTATAAATTAATTGAGTACCCGAACCATCTTTATTGACACGGTATAATTTATTAAAATG from Faecalibacter sp. LW9 encodes:
- a CDS encoding alpha/beta hydrolase gives rise to the protein MLAHTIYKHDSSQDWVTFVHGAGGSSTIWFKQIREFRKHFNVLMVDLRGHGRSKNNLKSLFESRYTFQSVSKDVIEVLDHLSIEKSHFVGISLGTIIIRQIAEDYPQRILSMVMGGAVMKMNTRGQFLMKVGNLFKNVIPYLLLYRIFAFAIMPKQSHKESRNLFVNEAKKLYQKEFLKWFKLTADINPLLKWFRQVEINIPTFYIMGDEDHMFLPTIQKLVKEHYQSAQLYIVENCGHVVNVDQPQIFNEKVIDFLHKNSIKITT
- the def gene encoding peptide deformylase, with product MRKILTIFLFFSSVALIAQPMTQDYEKLTKDEMALIKAKSSKTPMRVLLTTSASDTKILRDVSKDLDPKDPLTLLLSERMYATVQDELSKGVGIAAPQVGINRNAIWVQRFDKEGQPFEFYINPKITWLSSIMRHGREGCLSIPDQFGKVYRSLALQLNYFDLEGNQYEEIIEGFTAVIFQHEYDHLIGKLFLDRIEEQSKSEFIKATDVNEVYYQKK
- a CDS encoding DoxX family protein, with translation MSTKFSLTGNQTTAIDLSLLFIRIAAGGFMLTHGWGKLFKLVNGTFEFADPIGLGVEMSLILTVFAEILCAFFILIGLFTRLAAIPLIITMIVAVFVVHLDHDFSKKESGLFFLINYLALFLSGAGKYSIDALIRKK
- a CDS encoding response regulator transcription factor, whose protein sequence is MNIFILDQHKIVIDGLIAILNKRKGFNVKGYATNIADAICWLNENDVDLLITEVVFSNDDALELLKPLRKNKKEIKILILTGDNRIKKIQELFKLGVNGFIEKHNETKQFIEALNCIKRGQSYIGEDLRNKIIENFSQSKPQESENINEILNSITNRELEIIKLICDGWNSKEISSQLFISFNTVETHRKRIFQKLKIKNSIALLRFAIKHDLIE